Proteins from one Bactrocera neohumeralis isolate Rockhampton chromosome 3, APGP_CSIRO_Bneo_wtdbg2-racon-allhic-juicebox.fasta_v2, whole genome shotgun sequence genomic window:
- the LOC126753543 gene encoding inhibitor of growth protein 3-like — MLPQPLKAEAHEKEHPTTSSAAVSCLSTPLQPAKTTNSIATQYSCSSIYDNVMLTPPDLPSDEDEVLCYNPNEPRYCICNQVSYGSMIACDNKLCPYEWFHFQCVGVIRPPKGKWYCPLCKASMQPSRGSARKRKISW, encoded by the coding sequence ATGTTGCCGCAGCCACTAAAAGCGGAAGCGCATGAAAAGGAGCACCCCACAACATCGTCAGCAGCAGTAAGTTGTCTCTCGACGCCGCTCCAACCGGCGAAAACGACAAACTCCATTGCCACGCAATACTCATGCTCGAGCATATACGACAATGTTATGCTGACACCGCCAGATTTGCCTTCAGACGAAGACGAAGTACTGTGCTACAATCCGAATGAGCCGCGCTATTGTATTTGTAATCAAGTTTCTTATGGGTCCATGATTGCTTGCGACAACAAGTTGTGCCCCTACGAATGGTTTCATTTTCAATGTGTGGGTGTTATACGACCGCCAAAGGGCAAATGGTATTGTCCGCTCTGTAAAGCGTCGATGCAACCGAGTAGAGGCTCAGCACGAAAGCGGAAAATTTCTTGGTAA